A section of the Oenanthe melanoleuca isolate GR-GAL-2019-014 unplaced genomic scaffold, OMel1.0 S164, whole genome shotgun sequence genome encodes:
- the LOC130266715 gene encoding uncharacterized protein LOC130266715, which produces MQSHQSAGQAGKGTVGPAATAGGRTGGKASRPALGPACPGEASERRRGSRLPGKLQPLGQVSGCDPAPAALQRKGARDGPRGRLQSLRAVPAFTTAFCCLQRSVLRVGSSCWGKSCIFQEAKLQHLPPQGLSPCRKQHRGLAEGLGLGHGPNRSSPGTLTREDEPRGDAAAPRPQESPCLLLLSGMGLGDASTPRVALGMASVPSGRGWAPRCPELLVRDTHACAWLRVQGALSPDPASRRSCCSCRCFPVQLAEPPALTVLPSSSGSEMLHLMAAPVPSSSGLVFSSATTRRCWRAPRPPGCPRTE; this is translated from the exons ATGCAGAGCCACCAAAGTGCgggtcaggctggaaagggGACGGTGGGGCCTGCGGCCACAGCAGGGGGAAGGACAGGAGGCAAAGCCTCTCGACCAGCCCTGggcccagcctgcccaggagAAGCTTCCGAGAGGCGCCGGGGCTCTCGTTTGCCCGGAAAGCTGCAGCCGTTGGGGCAGGTCTCGGGCTGTgacccagcccctgcagcactgcagagaaaaggggcacGTGATGGCCCACGGGGTCGGCTGCAGTCCTTAAGAGCAGTGCCTGCTTTCACCACTGCcttttgctgcctgcagagatctgtgctgagggttggcagctcctgctggggcaaGAGCTGCATCTTCCaagaggcaaagctgcagcatcttCCTCCCCAGGGACTGTCTCcatgcaggaagcagcacaggggacTGGCCGAAGGGCTCGGGCTGGGACACGGCCCcaacaggagcagccctggcacactgACACGGGAGGATGAGCCCAG aggagatgctgctgcaccacgtccccaggagagcccctgcctccttctgctctcagggatgggactgggagacGCCTCCACGCCGAGAGTGGCACTTGGCATGGCTTCAGTCCCCAGTGGAAGAGGCTGGGCTCCCcgctgcccagagctcctggttAGGGACACCCACGCCTGCGCCTGGCTCAGAGTCCAGGGTGCACTCAGTCCGGATCCAGCCTCGAGAcgttcctgctgcagctgcag GTGTTTCCCAGTCCAGCTTGCTGAACCTCCAGCTCTGACTGttcttccttccagctctggctctgagatgctgcacttgatggctgctccagttccttccagctctgg GTTGGTTTTTTCAAGCGCCACTacaaggagatgctggagggcACCAAGACCCCCGGGGTGCCCCAGGACTGAGTGA